The window ACGCCAGAAACGTGAACAGGCCGCCGTAGGTGGCGGTGGTCTGCAGCGAAAACGCCCAGAAGGTGGGGTTGCGCAGCACGTGCAGCCAAGTGCCCACCAGCGCACGGGGCTGCAGGGCCTGCGGGTTGCGGTGGGCCAGGGTCTCGGGCAAGCGCAAGGCCACCAGCGCCAGCGTGACCACGGCATACACCGTGAGGGCCAGCAGCGCAGCGCGCCAGCCCAGCCATTCACTCAGCAGGCCCCCCATGGGCGCGCAGATACAGGCCACGACGCCGAGCCCCGTCAGCGCCTTGGACATGGCGCGGGCTCCCTCCAGTGGGGTGTACAGGTCGCGCACGATGGCACGCGCGCACATCACCACGGCGCCCATGGCAGCCCCTTGGGCGATGCGCCATAGGATGAGCAGCCCCATGGTCGGCGCAAAGGCGCTGCCCAGCGAGGCCACGGTGTAGATAGTGAGCCCTGCCAGCAGGATGGGGCGGCGGCCAAAGCGGTCAGACAGCGGGCCCCACACCATTTGCGAGCAACCGAACGCCAGCAACAGCCCGCTGAGCGTGAGCTGCGCGGCCGCCATGGGGGCGCCCAGGCTGCGGGTGAGCGCGGGCAGGGCGGGCAGGTACAGGTCGGTGGTGACGGGCTGGATGGACAGCAGCAGGGCCAGCACCAGAATGGCCAGGCCGGGACGGATCGAGACAGGGGCGGCCGCAGACGCTGCGGTGGCGGAGGGGGCAGACATATCTGT of the Acidovorax sp. 107 genome contains:
- a CDS encoding multidrug effflux MFS transporter, translating into MSAPSATAASAAAPVSIRPGLAILVLALLLSIQPVTTDLYLPALPALTRSLGAPMAAAQLTLSGLLLAFGCSQMVWGPLSDRFGRRPILLAGLTIYTVASLGSAFAPTMGLLILWRIAQGAAMGAVVMCARAIVRDLYTPLEGARAMSKALTGLGVVACICAPMGGLLSEWLGWRAALLALTVYAVVTLALVALRLPETLAHRNPQALQPRALVGTWLHVLRNPTFWAFSLQTTATYGGLFTFLASSSFVYIDVLGLTRTMYGWVMASACVAYFGGTFVCRALLARFGLQRTVAIAGALSAGGGTLMALVAWMGWHQPWALTLPFYLFMVGHGIHQPCGQSGAVGPFPKAAGVASALNGFMMMLAAFAIGGWLGMRLDGTVWPLVNGIWFWSVALAVISWTLVQKFGAPREHA